The following proteins come from a genomic window of Crassostrea angulata isolate pt1a10 chromosome 1, ASM2561291v2, whole genome shotgun sequence:
- the LOC128156734 gene encoding glycoprotein 3-alpha-L-fucosyltransferase A-like, which produces MRIHPRKVVTYGLLALVVFFVFLLYNQNTLTSVDKEPPWIASRKTRPNGFKVDPQGPFHKHVIRAKKSSPPTTEKPRPLGSRLWPTLDYYDDDRILAQMAHRPKSVLEKEKKGESVKDKVILAYHGYGSWGVQPGRKQFQDQKCPVQNCHVTDDRRRVNDADIVMFHHSPSRPWAARPPNQIWLLFMLESPYHTPGLTGVNDVFNWTATYRHDSVIVAPYERFTLFNESVRTLPLKKNYAAGKTKKIAWFVSNCGARNGRRQYVEELAKYIPVDIYGACGPLRCPRHKANDCFTMLTKDYKFYLSFENSNCRDYITEKFFVNGLMNDVLPIVMGAAPEDYKRAAPYHSFIHVDEFETPKDLAEYLHKVDKNDTLYNEYFRWKGTGENINTFFWCRICSMIHEVGENNHSLVYHDLDRWWRGPGVCIGQSRWRDNRKTRDNVIINKYGLGFGN; this is translated from the exons ATGAGGATTCACCCGCGCAAGGTCGTGACATATGGCCTTCTTGCACTGGTTGTCTTTTTTGTGTTCCTGTTGTACAATCAGAATACCCTGACCAGCGTGGATAAGGAACCCCCATGGATAGCCTCCCGCAAAACAAGACCCAATGGCTTCAAGGTAGACCCACAGGGTCCATTTCACAAGCACGTCATCAGAGCTAAAAAATCTAGCCCCCCAACAACAGAAAAACCCAGACCATTAGGTTCCCGCCTTTGGCCAACTCTAGACTATTATGATGATGATAGAATTTTGGCCCAAATGGCCCATCGTCCAAAAAGTGTGCTTGAAAAGGAAAAGAAGGGTGAATCAGTTAAGGATAAAGTGATTTTAGCTTACCATGGCTACGGGTCTTGGGGAGTTCAGCCTGGACGAAAACAATTTCAAGATCAGAAATGTCCGGTTCAAAACTGTCATGTGACAGACGATCGACGTCGCGTTAATGATGCTGACATTGTCATGTTTCATCACTCGCCATCTCGGCCCTGGGCGGCAAGGCCACCTAATCAGATATGGTTGTTGTTCATGCTGGAGTCGCCATACCACACCCCAGGGTTGACCGGCGTTAATGACGTCTTTAACTGGACGGCAACATACCGCCATGACTCTGTGATTGTGGCACCTTATGAACGTTTCACTCTGTTTAATGAATCAGTGAGGACCTTACCGCTCAAAAAGAACTATGCTGCAGGCAAAACGAAAAAAATTGCATGGTTTGTTTCCAATTGTGGTGCCAGGAATGGGCGTCGCCAATATGTGGAAGAGTTAGCAAAGTATATTCCAGTGGATATATACGGTGCCTGCGGACCATTGAGGTGTCCACGACATAAGGCCAACGACTGCTTTACAATGCTCACCAAAGACTACAAGTTCTATTTATCATTTGAGAATTCCAATTGTCGAGATTACATCACTGAGAAATTCTTTGTGAATGGCTTAAT gaACGATGTTTTGCCAATTGTCATGGGCGCTGCTCCTGAAGATTACAAGAGGGCCGCGCCGTATCATTCATTTATCCATGTAGACGAGTTTGAAACTCCCAAAGATCTTGCAGAATATCTTCACAAAGTAGACAAGAATGACACTCTGTACAACGAATATTTCCGATGGAAGGGCACGGGTGAGAATATCAACACGTTCTTCTGGTGCCGGATATGTTCCATGATTCATGAAGTGGGGGAGAACAATCACTCGTTAGTTTATCACGATCTGGACCGCTGGTGGCGGGGCCCAGGTGTCTGCATTGGTCAGTCACGGTGGCGGGATAATCGCAAAACTAGAGACAATGTTATTATTAACAAATATGGTCTTGGGTTTGGAAATTGA